In Eubalaena glacialis isolate mEubGla1 chromosome 3, mEubGla1.1.hap2.+ XY, whole genome shotgun sequence, the following are encoded in one genomic region:
- the LOC133087742 gene encoding LOW QUALITY PROTEIN: histone-binding protein RBBP7-like (The sequence of the model RefSeq protein was modified relative to this genomic sequence to represent the inferred CDS: inserted 1 base in 1 codon; deleted 2 bases in 1 codon) has protein sequence MASQEMFEDTVEERVINEEYKIWKKNTPFLYDLVMTHALQWPSLTVQWLPEVTKPEGKDYALHWLVLGTHTSDEQNHLVVARVHIPNDDAQFDASHCDSEKGEFGGFGSVTGKIECEIKINHEGEVNRARYMPQNPHIIATKTPSSDVLVFDYTKHPAKPDPSGECNPDLRLRGHQKEGYGLSWNSNLSGHLLSASDDHTVCLWAINAGPKEGKIVDAKAIFTGHSAVVEDVAWHLLHESLFGSVADDQKLMMWDTRSNTTSKPSHXAHTAEVNCLSFNPYSEFILATGSADKTVALWDLRNLKLKLHTFESHKDEIFQVHWSPHNETILASSGTDRRLNVWDLSKIGEEQSAEDAEDGPPELLFIYGGHTAKISDFSWNPIEPWVICSVSEDNIMQIWQMAENIYNDEESDVTTSELEGQGS, from the exons ATGGCGAGTCAAGAGATGTTTGAAGATACTGTGGAGGAGCGTGTCATCAATGAAGAATataaaatctggaagaagaatacACCGTTTCTGTATGACCTGGTTATGACCCATGCTCTTCAGTGGCCGAGTCTTACCGTTCAGTGGCTTCCTGAAGTGACTAAACCAGAAGGAAAGGATTATGCCCTTCATTGGCTAGTGCTGGGGACTCACACATCTGACGAGCAGAATCATCTCGTGGTTGCTCGAGTCCATATTCCGAATGATGATGCACAGTTTGATGCTTCCCACTGTGACAGTGAGAAGGGTGAATTTGGTGGCTTTGGTTCTGTAACAGGAAAAATTGaatgtgaaattaaaattaaCCACGAAGGAGAAGTAAACCGTGCTCGTTACATGCCGCAGAATCCTCACATCATTGCTACAAAAACGCCGTCTTCTGACGTGCTGGTTTTTGACTATACAAAGCACCCTGCTAAACCAGACCCAAGTGGAGAATGTAATCCTGATCTTAGGTTAAGAGGCCACCAAAAGGAAGGCTATGGTCTTTCTTGGAATTCTAATTTGAGTGGACATCTCTTAAGTGCATCTGACGACCATACTGTCTGTCTGTGGGCTATTAATGCAGGACCAAAGGAAGGCAAAATTGTGGATGCTAAAGCGATTTTTACTGGCCACTCGGCTGTTGTAGAGGATGTGGCCTGGCACCTGCTGCATGAGTCATTGTTTGGATCTGTTGCTGATGATCAGAAACTTATGATGTGGGACACCAGGTCCAACACCACCTCCAAGCCGAGCC CTGCGCACACCGCCGAGGTCAATTGCCTGTCGTTCAATCCCTACAGCGAGTTCATTCTCGCAACTGGCTCTGCGGATAAGACTGTAGCTTTATGGGATCTGCGTAATTTAAAATTGAAACTCCATACCTTCGAATCTCATAAAGATGAAATTTTCCAGGTCCACTGGTCTCCACATAACGAAACTATTCTGGCTTCAAGTGGTACTGATCGCCGCCTGAACGTGTGGGATTTAAGCAAAATTGGAGAAGAACAATCAGCAGAAGATGCAGAAGATGGGCCTCCAGAGCTCCTGTTTATT TATGGAGGACACACCGCCAAGATATCAGATTTTAGTTGGAACCCCATTGAGCCTTGGGTCATTTGCTCGGTGTCCGAGGATAACATCATGCAGATATGGCAAAtggctgaaaatatttacaatgatgAAGAGTCAGATGTCACAACATCGGAACTGGAGGGGCAAGGATCTTAA
- the LOC133087741 gene encoding 14-3-3 protein theta-like produces the protein MEKTELIQKAKLAEQAERYDDVATCMKAVTEQGAELSNEERNLLSVVAYKNVVGGRRSAWRVISSIEQKTDTSDQKLQLIKDYREKVESELRSMCTTVLELLAKYLIANATNPESKVFYLKMKGDYFRDLAEVACGDDRKRTIDNSQGAYREAFDISKKEMQPTHPIRLGLAPNFSVFYYEILNNPELACTLAKTASDEAIAELDTLNEDSYKDSTLIMPLLRDNLTLWTSDSAGEERDAAEGAEN, from the coding sequence ATGGAGAAGACGGAGCTGATCCAGAAGGCCAAGCTGGCCGAGCAGGCCGAGCGCTACGACGACGTGGCCACCTGCATGAAGGCCGTGACGGAGCAGGGCGCCGAACTGTCCAACGAGGAGCGCAACCTGCTCTCGGTGGTGGCCTACAAGAACGTGGTCGGGGGCCGCAGGTCCGCCTGGAGGGTCATCTCGAGCATCGAGCAGAAGACCGACACCTCCGACCAGAAGCTGCAGCTGATTAAGGACTATCGGGAGAAAGTGGAGTCCGAACTGCGGTCCATGTGCACCACGGTCCTGGAATTGTTGGCTAAGTATTTAATAGCCAATGCAACTAATCCAGAGAGTAAGGTCTTCTATCTGAAGATGAAGGGGGATTATTTCCGGGACCTTGCTGAAGTTGCTTGTGGTGATGATCGGAAACGAACGATAGATAATTCCCAAGGAGCTTACCGAGAGGCTTTTGACATAAGCAAGAAAGAGATGCAACCCACACACCCAATCCGCCTGGGGCTGGCTCctaacttttctgtattttactaTGAGATCCTTAATAACCCAGAACTTGCCTGCACACTGGCTAAAACGGCTTCTGATGAGGCCATTGCAGAACTTGATACACTGAATGAAGACTCATACAAAGACAGCACCCTCATCATGCCGTTGCTTAGAGACAACCTAACATTATGGACATCAGACAGTGCAGGAGAAGAACGTGATGCGGCAGAAGGGGCAGAGAACTAA